One Solanum pennellii chromosome 10, SPENNV200 genomic region harbors:
- the LOC107032185 gene encoding G2/mitotic-specific cyclin S13-7-like isoform X2: MASRNVLQHQNKGEVLVPGVLKQKKNMVAEGRNRKALGDIGNLATGCGVEGKPLPQKSVAVNVKVANVANGAQKVPVGRKPAQKKVTVKPKPEEIIEISPDTREKLMEKKMLGKKQAAEDITKKKSTLTSTLTARSKAACGLSKKPKEQIVDIDAADVNNELAVLEYVEDIYNFYKLAESETRVHDYIDSQPEINEKMRAILIDWLIEVHHKFELNPETLYLTINIVDRYLTVETSSRRELQLLGISAMLIASKYEEIWAPEVNDFVCIADKTYSHDQVLAMEKQILGKLEWYLTVPTPYVFLVRFIKASLPDSEMENMVYFLAELGLMNYATIIYCPSMIAASAVYAARHTLNRTPFWNGTLKLHTGFSESQVIECSRQLVSYHSEAANHKLKVIYKKYSNSERGAVALLPPAKSLLTASSSSS; the protein is encoded by the exons AGAATATGGTAGCAGAAGGGAGAAACCGAAAGGCGCTTGGAGATATTGGGAATCTGGCTACAGGCTGTGGAGTCGAAGGAAAGCCACTTCCTCAG AAATCTGTGGCTGTTAATGTAAAAGTAGCAAATGTTGCTAATGGAGCTCAAAAAGTACCTGTAGGAAGGAAGCCAGCTCAGAAGAAAGTCACAGTAAAGCCAAAACCCGAGGAGATTATTGAAATTAGTCCCGACACTAGAGAGAAACTAATGGAGAAGAAGATGCTTGGGAAGAAGCAGGCTGCTGAAGacataacaaagaagaaatcaACTCTTACTTCAACCCTCACTGCTCGAAGCAAG GCTGCGTGTGGTCTGAGTAAGAAACCAAAGGAGCAGATTGTGGACATTGATGCTGCAGATGTAAACAATGAATTGGCAGTTCTGGAATATGTTGAAGACATTTACAACTTCTACAAACTAGCCGAG AGTGAGACAAGAGTTCATGATTACATTGATTCACAGCCTGAGATAAACGAAAAAATGAGAGCAATTCTGATTGATTGGTTAATTGAAGTCCACCACAAGTTTGAACTTAATCCAGAAACTCTTTACCTCACAATAAACATTGTTGATCGCTACCTCACTGTGGAGACTTCATCAAGAAGGGAATTGCAGTTGTTGGGCATTAGTGCCATGCTCATAGCCTccaaatatgaagaaatttggGCTCCTGAG GTCAATGACTTCGTGTGCATCGCAGACAAAACTTACAGTCATGATCAGGTGTTAGCTATGGAGAAACAAATTCTTGGGAAACTGGAATGGTACCTAACAGTCCCAACACCTTACGTGTTCCTCGTACGTTTCATCAAAGCTTCTCTGCCTGATTCAGAA ATGGAGAACATGGTATATTTTCTGGCTGAACTGGGATTGATGAATTATGCAACCATTATCTACTGTCCATCAATGATTGCTGCCTCAGCTGTCTATGCTGCTCGACACACTCTCAACCGAACCCCATTTTGGAATGGGACACTCAAGCTGCACACTGGTTTCTCAGAGTCTCAAGTAATAGAGTGCTCGAGGCAGTTAGTCAGCTATCACTCCGAGGCTGCAAATCACAAGCTCAAGGTGATTTACAAGAAGTACTCAAACTCTGAGAGAGGCGCTGTTGCATTACTACCTCCAGCCAAATCCCTGTTGActgcatcatcatcatcatcatga
- the LOC107032185 gene encoding G2/mitotic-specific cyclin S13-7-like isoform X1, which produces MASRNVLQHQNKGEVLVPGVLKQKKNMVAEGRNRKALGDIGNLATGCGVEGKPLPQVSRPVTRSFCAQLLAAPQNQKKSVAVNVKVANVANGAQKVPVGRKPAQKKVTVKPKPEEIIEISPDTREKLMEKKMLGKKQAAEDITKKKSTLTSTLTARSKAACGLSKKPKEQIVDIDAADVNNELAVLEYVEDIYNFYKLAESETRVHDYIDSQPEINEKMRAILIDWLIEVHHKFELNPETLYLTINIVDRYLTVETSSRRELQLLGISAMLIASKYEEIWAPEVNDFVCIADKTYSHDQVLAMEKQILGKLEWYLTVPTPYVFLVRFIKASLPDSEMENMVYFLAELGLMNYATIIYCPSMIAASAVYAARHTLNRTPFWNGTLKLHTGFSESQVIECSRQLVSYHSEAANHKLKVIYKKYSNSERGAVALLPPAKSLLTASSSSS; this is translated from the exons AGAATATGGTAGCAGAAGGGAGAAACCGAAAGGCGCTTGGAGATATTGGGAATCTGGCTACAGGCTGTGGAGTCGAAGGAAAGCCACTTCCTCAGGTATCTCGCCCCGTAACAAGGAGCTTTTGTGCACAATTGTTGGCAGCACCTCAAAATCAGAAG AAATCTGTGGCTGTTAATGTAAAAGTAGCAAATGTTGCTAATGGAGCTCAAAAAGTACCTGTAGGAAGGAAGCCAGCTCAGAAGAAAGTCACAGTAAAGCCAAAACCCGAGGAGATTATTGAAATTAGTCCCGACACTAGAGAGAAACTAATGGAGAAGAAGATGCTTGGGAAGAAGCAGGCTGCTGAAGacataacaaagaagaaatcaACTCTTACTTCAACCCTCACTGCTCGAAGCAAG GCTGCGTGTGGTCTGAGTAAGAAACCAAAGGAGCAGATTGTGGACATTGATGCTGCAGATGTAAACAATGAATTGGCAGTTCTGGAATATGTTGAAGACATTTACAACTTCTACAAACTAGCCGAG AGTGAGACAAGAGTTCATGATTACATTGATTCACAGCCTGAGATAAACGAAAAAATGAGAGCAATTCTGATTGATTGGTTAATTGAAGTCCACCACAAGTTTGAACTTAATCCAGAAACTCTTTACCTCACAATAAACATTGTTGATCGCTACCTCACTGTGGAGACTTCATCAAGAAGGGAATTGCAGTTGTTGGGCATTAGTGCCATGCTCATAGCCTccaaatatgaagaaatttggGCTCCTGAG GTCAATGACTTCGTGTGCATCGCAGACAAAACTTACAGTCATGATCAGGTGTTAGCTATGGAGAAACAAATTCTTGGGAAACTGGAATGGTACCTAACAGTCCCAACACCTTACGTGTTCCTCGTACGTTTCATCAAAGCTTCTCTGCCTGATTCAGAA ATGGAGAACATGGTATATTTTCTGGCTGAACTGGGATTGATGAATTATGCAACCATTATCTACTGTCCATCAATGATTGCTGCCTCAGCTGTCTATGCTGCTCGACACACTCTCAACCGAACCCCATTTTGGAATGGGACACTCAAGCTGCACACTGGTTTCTCAGAGTCTCAAGTAATAGAGTGCTCGAGGCAGTTAGTCAGCTATCACTCCGAGGCTGCAAATCACAAGCTCAAGGTGATTTACAAGAAGTACTCAAACTCTGAGAGAGGCGCTGTTGCATTACTACCTCCAGCCAAATCCCTGTTGActgcatcatcatcatcatcatga